The genomic interval GTCTTGAGATCGCATTTCAAACTTTCTATGTCTGATTCTTTAACCAAGCTGGCTTATCAGACGTTTCAGCAAGGAAAGAGTTATTTCGGTGTGGCTCATAAAACGCTGAGTACGCAATTAACCCAGTGGGTTGCCCCTCAATCGCGCCCGGAACGTCAAATCCATTCCATTTCGCCGCAGCAACTGCTCATTCTTCAGCAAAAGCTCAACGCCATCCTCGAAGTAGACTGGCAAGACGCCCAGAACGGGGTTTATCCGGCTAGCATCCTGTTTGATAACCCGTGGGAAGACTTTTTCCGCTACTATCCCGAAGTGTGGCTTGATTTACCTGCAATCTGGAATCGCACCCAAAACAAGAAATACCAAGATTTCTCGTCCAGTATCGATACCGAAGGCTACCCCAGCTATTACCTGCAAAACTTCCACCATCAAACCGACGGCTATTTGAGCGATCGCTCTGCCAACCTGTACGATATACAAGTGGAAATCCTGTTTAACGGCAGCGCAGACGCCATGAGACGGCGAATCCTAGCCCCGTTGAAACAGCACCTCTCCACCTTCTCCAACCCCAAAGCCACCCGCGTTTTAGATGTCGCCTGCGGGACTGGGCGCACCCTCAGATTCCTACGGGCAACCTTACCCCAAGCCCAACTTTACGGAACCGACCTTTCACCCGCGTACCTCCGCAAAGCCAACCACCTCCTGTCGGAACTTCCCGGAGAACTGCCGCAACTGGTGCAAGCCAATGCAGAAGCGCTTCCCTATCTCGATAGTTACTTCCACGGCATCACCAGCGTTTTCTTATTCCACGAACTCCCCGCACAGGCACGCCAACAAGTCATTGAAGAATGCTTCCGCGTTCTTCAACCCGGCGGAATGTTTATCATTTGCGATTCCATTCAACTGAGCGATTCGCCTGAATTCAAGTTGATGATGGAAAACTTTTCCACGATGTTTCACGAACCCTACTATCGCCATTACATCACAGACGATCTCATCGAGCGACTCAAAACTGCGGGTTTCCAAAATATTGAACAGCAAGTTCACTTCATGAG from Desertifilum tharense IPPAS B-1220 carries:
- a CDS encoding class I SAM-dependent methyltransferase, whose protein sequence is MSDSLTKLAYQTFQQGKSYFGVAHKTLSTQLTQWVAPQSRPERQIHSISPQQLLILQQKLNAILEVDWQDAQNGVYPASILFDNPWEDFFRYYPEVWLDLPAIWNRTQNKKYQDFSSSIDTEGYPSYYLQNFHHQTDGYLSDRSANLYDIQVEILFNGSADAMRRRILAPLKQHLSTFSNPKATRVLDVACGTGRTLRFLRATLPQAQLYGTDLSPAYLRKANHLLSELPGELPQLVQANAEALPYLDSYFHGITSVFLFHELPAQARQQVIEECFRVLQPGGMFIICDSIQLSDSPEFKLMMENFSTMFHEPYYRHYITDDLIERLKTAGFQNIEQQVHFMSKYWIARKPQ